The following proteins are encoded in a genomic region of Magnolia sinica isolate HGM2019 chromosome 1, MsV1, whole genome shotgun sequence:
- the LOC131239395 gene encoding F-box/LRR-repeat protein At3g26922-like isoform X2, whose translation MKHSLQKTSADQMNMNHTRKRQMRADADDQAADQISNLPEAIRSHIVSMLPMEEAVVTTVLSRSWRHILTSLTTLDFEYSRFPQVRRREQLFIDFIKRTIALHNRSNIEKFRMSFGFYFRYTPLVNEWIGFAVGCNVRELDLDIPKLEDAKLPSCLFTCESLVVLKLNMNDSVLKLPVTIEFCRLKTLHLKWISFSDECLTRGLFSSCPMLEDLNFRSCEMKEFQIFDISSPSLKSLTMFSCGLRTSKLKVSTPNLLSFKYIGYMAQDYALENLSSLTDVDINFFGSTADEDYSFHWGKLFRGLSNARVFRLGISCIGFLSRARDLLEWLPRFCNLKHLKLTSFPNKNHFQAIFCLLESSPNLEYLLVDVNGTEKPIWVQPYTVDWQGYMESRELSLECLEYHLRTVEMRNFHGCDDEVNFVKLLLRNAKVLEGITIAADDSQSAGAACRGILNCTTASSNVHITFPKKSEVHIAPPSR comes from the exons ATGAAACATAgcttacaaaaaacaagtgcagaTCAGATGAACATGAACCATACTCGAAAGCGTCAGATGCGAGCAGATGCTGATGATCAAGCTGCCGATCAAATCAGCAATTTACCAGAAGCCATTCGTAGTCACATTGTCTCCATGCTCCCAATGGAAGAGGCTGTGGTTACCACCGTTTTGTCCCGAAGTTGGAGACACATCTTAACTTCTCTCACCACTTTAGACTTTGAATACTCCCGTTTCCCTCAAGTAAGACGCCGAGAACAACTCTTCATCGATTTTATCAAGCGGACTATAGCTCTTCATAACAGGTCGAATATAGAAAAGTTCCGTATGTCTTTTGGGTTTTATTTCAGATACACTCCTCTTGTCAATGAATGGATTGGTTTTGCTGTGGGCTGCAACGTCCGGGAGCTTGATCTTGATATCCCAAAGTTGGAAGATGCCAAACTGCCTTCTTGCCTTTTCACTTGTGAATCGTTAGTGGTGTTGAAATTGAATATGAACGACTCTGTTCTTAAACTGCCTGTGACCATTGAGTTTTGTCGGCTCAAGACCTTGCATCTCAAATGGATCAGCTTTTCCGATGAATGCTTGACACGGGGACTATTTTCAAGCTGTCCTATGCTCGAAGATTTGAATTTCAGAAGctgtgaaatgaaggaattcCAGATTTTTGACATTTCCTCTCCCTCACTCAAGAGCTTGACTATGTTTTCTTGTGGTCTGAGAACATCTAAGCTCAAGGTTTCTACGCCGAATCTCTTATCGTTCAAGTACATAGGCTATATGGCACAAGACTATGCTTTGGAAAACCTTTCCTCTCTAACTGATGTGGACATTAATTTTTTCGGGTCGACTGCTGATGAAGATTACAGTTTTCACTGGGGTAAACTATTCAGAGGCCTCAGCAATGCACGAGTCTTCAGGTTGGGGATTTCATGCATTGGG TTTCTGTCAAGAGCACGAGATTTATTAGAATGGCTGCCTAGATTCTGCAATCTTAAGCATTTGAAGCTGACTTCCTTTCCTAACAAAAATCATTTCCAAGCAATATTCTGCTTGCTCGAGAGCTCTCCCAATCTAGAGTATCTCCTTGTGGATGTGAACGGAACTGAG AAACCCATCTGGGTGCAACCATACACTGTCGATTGGCAAGGGTACATGGAATCAAGAGAGTTGTCACTTGAGTGCCTGGAATACCACCTCAGGACAGTTGAGATGAGGAACTTCCATGGATGCGACGACGAAGTCAATTTTGTGAAACTTTTGTTGAGAAACGCAAAGGTATTGGAGGGAATCACCATAGCTGCAGATGACAGCCAGTCGGCAGGGGCTGCTTGCAGGGGAATACTGAACTGCACAACAGCCTCTTCAAACGTCCACATTACATTTCCCAAGAAATCTGAAGTTCATATTGCACCACCGTCCCGTTGA
- the LOC131239395 gene encoding F-box/LRR-repeat protein At4g14103-like isoform X1 has protein sequence MKHSLQKTSADQMNMNHTRKRQMRADADDQAADQISNLPEAIRSHIVSMLPMEEAVVTTVLSRSWRHILTSLTTLDFEYSRFPQVRRREQLFIDFIKRTIALHNRSNIEKFRMSFGFYFRYTPLVNEWIGFAVGCNVRELDLDIPKLEDAKLPSCLFTCESLVVLKLNMNDSVLKLPVTIEFCRLKTLHLKWISFSDECLTRGLFSSCPMLEDLNFRSCEMKEFQIFDISSPSLKSLTMFSCGLRTSKLKVSTPNLLSFKYIGYMAQDYALENLSSLTDVDINFFGSTADEDYSFHWGKLFRGLSNARVFRLGISCIGFLSRARDLLEWLPRFCNLKHLKLTSFPNKNHFQAIFCLLESSPNLEYLLVDVNGTECVKVTTLDFLKQFECSLVPHKILKKPIWVQPYTVDWQGYMESRELSLECLEYHLRTVEMRNFHGCDDEVNFVKLLLRNAKVLEGITIAADDSQSAGAACRGILNCTTASSNVHITFPKKSEVHIAPPSR, from the exons ATGAAACATAgcttacaaaaaacaagtgcagaTCAGATGAACATGAACCATACTCGAAAGCGTCAGATGCGAGCAGATGCTGATGATCAAGCTGCCGATCAAATCAGCAATTTACCAGAAGCCATTCGTAGTCACATTGTCTCCATGCTCCCAATGGAAGAGGCTGTGGTTACCACCGTTTTGTCCCGAAGTTGGAGACACATCTTAACTTCTCTCACCACTTTAGACTTTGAATACTCCCGTTTCCCTCAAGTAAGACGCCGAGAACAACTCTTCATCGATTTTATCAAGCGGACTATAGCTCTTCATAACAGGTCGAATATAGAAAAGTTCCGTATGTCTTTTGGGTTTTATTTCAGATACACTCCTCTTGTCAATGAATGGATTGGTTTTGCTGTGGGCTGCAACGTCCGGGAGCTTGATCTTGATATCCCAAAGTTGGAAGATGCCAAACTGCCTTCTTGCCTTTTCACTTGTGAATCGTTAGTGGTGTTGAAATTGAATATGAACGACTCTGTTCTTAAACTGCCTGTGACCATTGAGTTTTGTCGGCTCAAGACCTTGCATCTCAAATGGATCAGCTTTTCCGATGAATGCTTGACACGGGGACTATTTTCAAGCTGTCCTATGCTCGAAGATTTGAATTTCAGAAGctgtgaaatgaaggaattcCAGATTTTTGACATTTCCTCTCCCTCACTCAAGAGCTTGACTATGTTTTCTTGTGGTCTGAGAACATCTAAGCTCAAGGTTTCTACGCCGAATCTCTTATCGTTCAAGTACATAGGCTATATGGCACAAGACTATGCTTTGGAAAACCTTTCCTCTCTAACTGATGTGGACATTAATTTTTTCGGGTCGACTGCTGATGAAGATTACAGTTTTCACTGGGGTAAACTATTCAGAGGCCTCAGCAATGCACGAGTCTTCAGGTTGGGGATTTCATGCATTGGG TTTCTGTCAAGAGCACGAGATTTATTAGAATGGCTGCCTAGATTCTGCAATCTTAAGCATTTGAAGCTGACTTCCTTTCCTAACAAAAATCATTTCCAAGCAATATTCTGCTTGCTCGAGAGCTCTCCCAATCTAGAGTATCTCCTTGTGGATGTGAACGGAACTGAG TGTGTTAAGGTCACCACATTGGACTTCTTGAAGCAATTTGAGTGTTCGTTGGTGCCGCACAAGATACTAAAG AAACCCATCTGGGTGCAACCATACACTGTCGATTGGCAAGGGTACATGGAATCAAGAGAGTTGTCACTTGAGTGCCTGGAATACCACCTCAGGACAGTTGAGATGAGGAACTTCCATGGATGCGACGACGAAGTCAATTTTGTGAAACTTTTGTTGAGAAACGCAAAGGTATTGGAGGGAATCACCATAGCTGCAGATGACAGCCAGTCGGCAGGGGCTGCTTGCAGGGGAATACTGAACTGCACAACAGCCTCTTCAAACGTCCACATTACATTTCCCAAGAAATCTGAAGTTCATATTGCACCACCGTCCCGTTGA
- the LOC131239395 gene encoding F-box/LRR-repeat protein At4g14103-like isoform X4 — protein sequence MKHSLQKTSADQMNMNHTRKRQMRADADDQAADQISNLPEAIRSHIVSMLPMEEAVVTTVLSRSWRHILTSLTTLDFEYSRFPQVRRREQLFIDFIKRTIALHNRSNIEKFRMSFGFYFRYTPLVNEWIGFAVGCNVRELDLDIPKLEDAKLPSCLFTCESLVVLKLNMNDSVLKLPVTIEFCRLKTLHLKWISFSDECLTRGLFSSCPMLEDLNFRSCEMKEFQIFDISSPSLKSLTMFSCGLRTSKLKVSTPNLLSFKYIGYMAQDYALENLSSLTDVDINFFGSTADEDYSFHWGKLFRGLSNARVFRLGISCIGFLSRARDLLEWLPRFCNLKHLKLTSFPNKNHFQAIFCLLESSPNLEYLLVDVNGTECVKVTTLDFLKQFECSLVPHKILKTCVTSCEHVPWVVLGPR from the exons ATGAAACATAgcttacaaaaaacaagtgcagaTCAGATGAACATGAACCATACTCGAAAGCGTCAGATGCGAGCAGATGCTGATGATCAAGCTGCCGATCAAATCAGCAATTTACCAGAAGCCATTCGTAGTCACATTGTCTCCATGCTCCCAATGGAAGAGGCTGTGGTTACCACCGTTTTGTCCCGAAGTTGGAGACACATCTTAACTTCTCTCACCACTTTAGACTTTGAATACTCCCGTTTCCCTCAAGTAAGACGCCGAGAACAACTCTTCATCGATTTTATCAAGCGGACTATAGCTCTTCATAACAGGTCGAATATAGAAAAGTTCCGTATGTCTTTTGGGTTTTATTTCAGATACACTCCTCTTGTCAATGAATGGATTGGTTTTGCTGTGGGCTGCAACGTCCGGGAGCTTGATCTTGATATCCCAAAGTTGGAAGATGCCAAACTGCCTTCTTGCCTTTTCACTTGTGAATCGTTAGTGGTGTTGAAATTGAATATGAACGACTCTGTTCTTAAACTGCCTGTGACCATTGAGTTTTGTCGGCTCAAGACCTTGCATCTCAAATGGATCAGCTTTTCCGATGAATGCTTGACACGGGGACTATTTTCAAGCTGTCCTATGCTCGAAGATTTGAATTTCAGAAGctgtgaaatgaaggaattcCAGATTTTTGACATTTCCTCTCCCTCACTCAAGAGCTTGACTATGTTTTCTTGTGGTCTGAGAACATCTAAGCTCAAGGTTTCTACGCCGAATCTCTTATCGTTCAAGTACATAGGCTATATGGCACAAGACTATGCTTTGGAAAACCTTTCCTCTCTAACTGATGTGGACATTAATTTTTTCGGGTCGACTGCTGATGAAGATTACAGTTTTCACTGGGGTAAACTATTCAGAGGCCTCAGCAATGCACGAGTCTTCAGGTTGGGGATTTCATGCATTGGG TTTCTGTCAAGAGCACGAGATTTATTAGAATGGCTGCCTAGATTCTGCAATCTTAAGCATTTGAAGCTGACTTCCTTTCCTAACAAAAATCATTTCCAAGCAATATTCTGCTTGCTCGAGAGCTCTCCCAATCTAGAGTATCTCCTTGTGGATGTGAACGGAACTGAG TGTGTTAAGGTCACCACATTGGACTTCTTGAAGCAATTTGAGTGTTCGTTGGTGCCGCACAAGATACTAAAG acGTGTGTTACATCTTGTGAGCATGTGCCATGGGTGGTTCTAGGGCCCAGGTAA
- the LOC131239395 gene encoding F-box/LRR-repeat protein At4g14103-like isoform X3, with translation MKHSLQKTSADQMNMNHTRKRQMRADADDQAADQISNLPEAIRSHIVSMLPMEEAVVTTVLSRSWRHILTSLTTLDFEYSRFPQVRRREQLFIDFIKRTIALHNRSNIEKFRMSFGFYFRYTPLVNEWIGFAVGCNVRELDLDIPKLEDAKLPSCLFTCESLVVLKLNMNDSVLKLPVTIEFCRLKTLHLKWISFSDECLTRGLFSSCPMLEDLNFRSCEMKEFQIFDISSPSLKSLTMFSCGLRTSKLKVSTPNLLSFKYIGYMAQDYALENLSSLTDVDINFFGSTADEDYSFHWGKLFRGLSNARVFRLGISCIGKPIWVQPYTVDWQGYMESRELSLECLEYHLRTVEMRNFHGCDDEVNFVKLLLRNAKVLEGITIAADDSQSAGAACRGILNCTTASSNVHITFPKKSEVHIAPPSR, from the exons ATGAAACATAgcttacaaaaaacaagtgcagaTCAGATGAACATGAACCATACTCGAAAGCGTCAGATGCGAGCAGATGCTGATGATCAAGCTGCCGATCAAATCAGCAATTTACCAGAAGCCATTCGTAGTCACATTGTCTCCATGCTCCCAATGGAAGAGGCTGTGGTTACCACCGTTTTGTCCCGAAGTTGGAGACACATCTTAACTTCTCTCACCACTTTAGACTTTGAATACTCCCGTTTCCCTCAAGTAAGACGCCGAGAACAACTCTTCATCGATTTTATCAAGCGGACTATAGCTCTTCATAACAGGTCGAATATAGAAAAGTTCCGTATGTCTTTTGGGTTTTATTTCAGATACACTCCTCTTGTCAATGAATGGATTGGTTTTGCTGTGGGCTGCAACGTCCGGGAGCTTGATCTTGATATCCCAAAGTTGGAAGATGCCAAACTGCCTTCTTGCCTTTTCACTTGTGAATCGTTAGTGGTGTTGAAATTGAATATGAACGACTCTGTTCTTAAACTGCCTGTGACCATTGAGTTTTGTCGGCTCAAGACCTTGCATCTCAAATGGATCAGCTTTTCCGATGAATGCTTGACACGGGGACTATTTTCAAGCTGTCCTATGCTCGAAGATTTGAATTTCAGAAGctgtgaaatgaaggaattcCAGATTTTTGACATTTCCTCTCCCTCACTCAAGAGCTTGACTATGTTTTCTTGTGGTCTGAGAACATCTAAGCTCAAGGTTTCTACGCCGAATCTCTTATCGTTCAAGTACATAGGCTATATGGCACAAGACTATGCTTTGGAAAACCTTTCCTCTCTAACTGATGTGGACATTAATTTTTTCGGGTCGACTGCTGATGAAGATTACAGTTTTCACTGGGGTAAACTATTCAGAGGCCTCAGCAATGCACGAGTCTTCAGGTTGGGGATTTCATGCATTGGG AAACCCATCTGGGTGCAACCATACACTGTCGATTGGCAAGGGTACATGGAATCAAGAGAGTTGTCACTTGAGTGCCTGGAATACCACCTCAGGACAGTTGAGATGAGGAACTTCCATGGATGCGACGACGAAGTCAATTTTGTGAAACTTTTGTTGAGAAACGCAAAGGTATTGGAGGGAATCACCATAGCTGCAGATGACAGCCAGTCGGCAGGGGCTGCTTGCAGGGGAATACTGAACTGCACAACAGCCTCTTCAAACGTCCACATTACATTTCCCAAGAAATCTGAAGTTCATATTGCACCACCGTCCCGTTGA